From one Luteipulveratus mongoliensis genomic stretch:
- a CDS encoding phytoene/squalene synthase family protein, producing the protein MSAPGLEAAYACCRAIHRRYGRTFYLATRLLPRDRRPHVHALYAFARVADEMVDSPAAQRDSGATFLVWSATATETLRASSPPDAADEPVLAATWHTLRTFDLDPRLIEEFLRSMAMDLSVARYATWDDLRDYMRGSAAVIGEMMAPVLGAHTDAARLHAGLLGEAFQLTNFVRDVAEDHERGRIYLPQADLTRHGVTDLDIAEAARTTVPSDGVRRLIAFEIARARSLYELASPGVAEVDWWARPCLRVATRLYAGILDEVEALDLNVFADRAVVPRSRRLRAVATAWRHLPHENDPAEPRPHS; encoded by the coding sequence ATGTCCGCACCAGGTCTCGAGGCGGCGTACGCCTGCTGCCGTGCGATCCATCGCCGATACGGCCGGACGTTCTACCTGGCGACCCGACTGCTGCCCCGCGACCGCCGACCGCATGTCCACGCGCTGTACGCCTTCGCGAGGGTCGCCGACGAGATGGTCGACTCCCCTGCCGCACAAAGGGATTCGGGTGCAACGTTCCTCGTGTGGAGTGCCACGGCAACCGAGACCTTGCGCGCGTCCAGCCCTCCGGATGCCGCTGACGAGCCCGTCCTCGCCGCCACGTGGCACACCCTGCGCACCTTCGATCTCGACCCGAGACTGATCGAGGAGTTCCTCCGCTCGATGGCGATGGACCTGAGCGTCGCGCGCTACGCCACGTGGGACGACCTGCGCGACTACATGCGCGGAAGTGCAGCCGTCATCGGCGAGATGATGGCGCCCGTCCTCGGCGCGCACACCGATGCGGCGCGTCTGCACGCCGGACTCCTCGGAGAGGCGTTCCAGCTCACCAACTTCGTGCGGGACGTGGCCGAGGATCACGAGCGGGGCCGGATCTACCTGCCCCAGGCCGACCTGACTCGACACGGCGTCACCGACCTCGACATCGCCGAAGCCGCGCGCACCACGGTGCCGAGCGACGGCGTACGACGTCTGATCGCCTTCGAGATCGCCCGCGCCCGGTCGCTCTACGAGCTGGCCTCCCCGGGTGTGGCTGAGGTCGACTGGTGGGCGCGACCGTGCCTGCGCGTCGCGACCCGGCTCTACGCCGGCATTCTCGACGAGGTCGAGGCTCTGGACCTCAACGTGTTCGCCGACCGCGCGGTCGTCCCTCGCTCGCGTCGCCTGCGGGCTGTGGCGACGGCGTGGCGTCACCTGCCCCACGAGAACGACCCAGCCGAACCCAGACCGCACAGCTGA
- a CDS encoding lytic transglycosylase has product MAPVDYTPPANPHALHNPAQQAQADGRAWTTYTVRPGDSLAKLAVKHQTSIAALVSKNQITNPRHIEVGRTLKVPGPPPKRSTATKPRPTPAPSARGPRTGVPVKAPVRQVRTHRVQPGDNLITLGIRYGCGWSALMKANGISDPNHIAVGRVLRIPVKPGMDGGVPTQPVSRSRPAPEQAKPTRATPKQAAPVRTHRIRPGQTLTQLGVLYGCGWRAIANANGISNPDQVAAGTVLRLPANARYNPAKASRGSSRKATKDNTFAGRTYSDKVVAAARANREALRHADVPSRSQTRDLIVKTARRYGVSPKLALAIGWQESGWNQRAVSVANAVGVMQVMPGTGQWCSDIAGRKLNLLNTRDNVTAGVVLLRWLTTHASSTDQAIAGYYQGLGGVREKGMYPDTKIYVRSVKAHMARF; this is encoded by the coding sequence ATGGCACCCGTGGACTACACCCCTCCGGCCAACCCGCATGCCCTGCACAACCCGGCCCAGCAGGCTCAAGCCGACGGGCGCGCGTGGACGACCTATACCGTCCGTCCCGGCGATTCGCTCGCCAAGCTCGCCGTCAAGCACCAGACCTCCATCGCGGCGCTGGTCTCCAAGAACCAGATCACCAACCCCCGCCACATCGAGGTCGGCCGCACCCTCAAGGTGCCGGGTCCGCCGCCCAAGCGGTCGACGGCGACCAAGCCGCGACCCACGCCGGCGCCCTCCGCCCGCGGACCCAGGACCGGCGTCCCGGTGAAAGCTCCGGTCCGTCAGGTCCGGACCCACCGCGTCCAGCCGGGCGACAACCTGATCACCCTCGGCATCCGCTACGGGTGCGGCTGGTCGGCGTTGATGAAGGCCAACGGCATCAGCGATCCCAACCACATCGCGGTCGGTCGAGTCCTGCGCATCCCGGTCAAGCCGGGCATGGATGGCGGCGTCCCGACGCAACCGGTGAGTCGCTCGCGTCCGGCGCCCGAGCAGGCGAAGCCCACGCGGGCCACACCGAAGCAGGCGGCCCCCGTGCGTACGCACCGCATCCGCCCCGGACAGACCCTCACCCAGCTCGGGGTCTTGTACGGCTGTGGTTGGCGTGCCATCGCCAACGCGAACGGCATCAGCAACCCCGACCAGGTCGCTGCAGGAACCGTGCTGAGGCTTCCGGCGAACGCCAGGTACAACCCTGCCAAAGCCTCGCGCGGCTCCTCCCGTAAGGCCACCAAGGACAACACCTTCGCGGGCCGCACGTACTCCGACAAGGTCGTCGCGGCTGCCCGTGCGAACCGAGAGGCGCTGCGCCACGCCGACGTGCCGTCCCGCAGCCAGACCCGCGACCTCATCGTCAAGACCGCTCGTCGTTACGGCGTCAGCCCCAAGCTGGCGCTCGCCATCGGCTGGCAGGAGTCCGGCTGGAACCAGCGCGCCGTCTCCGTGGCCAACGCGGTCGGCGTCATGCAGGTGATGCCTGGCACCGGTCAGTGGTGCAGTGACATCGCTGGGCGCAAGCTCAACCTGCTGAACACCCGCGACAACGTCACGGCCGGCGTGGTGCTGCTGCGTTGGCTGACCACTCACGCGAGCAGCACCGACCAGGCGATCGCCGGCTACTACCAAGGTCTGGGCGGCGTTCGCGAGAAGGGCATGTACCCCGACACGAAGATCTATGTGCGCAGCGTGAAGGCGCACATGGCCCGGTTCTAG
- a CDS encoding lycopene cyclase domain-containing protein, with protein sequence MRHLTYAGMLAFCLLGTLPLDRWFHLGVLRRWRRLLLTLVLAAGPFLVWDLLATHAGHWRFDSAQTLPARVLGIPLEEVGFFVVIPLAAILTYEAVQTVLVRARDRRRL encoded by the coding sequence GTGCGCCACCTGACCTACGCCGGGATGCTGGCGTTCTGCCTGCTCGGAACGCTGCCGTTGGATCGCTGGTTCCACCTCGGTGTCCTGCGCCGGTGGCGACGGCTGCTCCTGACCCTCGTCCTCGCAGCCGGGCCGTTCCTGGTCTGGGACCTGCTCGCGACTCACGCCGGACACTGGCGGTTCGACTCCGCTCAGACGTTGCCCGCGCGCGTGCTCGGCATCCCTCTCGAGGAGGTCGGGTTCTTCGTCGTGATCCCGCTGGCCGCGATCCTCACCTACGAGGCCGTGCAGACGGTGCTCGTACGGGCTCGGGACCGCCGACGGCTATGA
- the pknB gene encoding Stk1 family PASTA domain-containing Ser/Thr kinase → MSKVASTSLVGRVIDGRYRVQSHLADGGMGTVFIAMDERLDREVALKVMRPDLARDDAFVARFRREARSAARLSHPHVVSVFDQGQDDSYVFLAMELVRGRTLRDVIRAEAPLTTRAALDIFEAILQALAAAHQAGLIHRDVKPENVLISEDGRIKVADFGLARAVTTDTLTTNSDVLLGTAAYLAPEQVEHGAVDQRSDVYSAGLLLFEMLTGEKAYPGDSPIHVAYQHVHGAVPMPSDAVPGIAPELDALIALGSAKAPEDRPADAGAMLVEVRRARGALGQDQLDGRPQPGANGSAATGSSTMALSGDSTSQLRRPPPPQQHRAGQVGPGGPTGGPPGGQPPGGPLQGPAKPPHSGPPAGARRAVATAPDERRTGWWIAAAVAVLLAVCGGGAAWWFTAGPGGTVTVPNVAGQGRGVAVRTIDDAGLSVQVREVFNESVGRNTVVRTIPGGGADQRKSDAVVVEVSKGPERFIVPQVVNVDQQAAQTRITQAHLKVAGVTEAFDETVPAGRVVSADPTVGSQLKKDAAVRLVVSKGRQPITVPVVTGKPQAEAESAVTGAGLKVTLAPQAFDDTIPAGSVISQTPANGTLFKGQEVTLVISKGPEMVTVPRVIDMNAKDARRTLEDAGLKVKVSRVFGGIFDTVRDQDPQPGTSTPKGTEVKISVV, encoded by the coding sequence GTGTCCAAGGTCGCTTCTACCTCCCTCGTCGGTCGCGTGATCGACGGGCGATACCGCGTTCAGTCCCACCTCGCTGATGGGGGTATGGGCACCGTCTTCATCGCCATGGACGAGCGGCTCGACCGCGAGGTCGCCCTCAAGGTCATGCGCCCGGACCTCGCGCGGGACGACGCGTTCGTCGCGCGCTTCCGCCGTGAGGCCCGATCGGCGGCTCGGCTGTCCCACCCGCACGTGGTCAGCGTCTTCGACCAGGGCCAGGACGACTCGTACGTCTTCCTCGCGATGGAGCTCGTGCGCGGCCGGACGCTGCGCGACGTCATCCGCGCCGAGGCACCCCTGACCACGCGCGCCGCGCTGGACATCTTCGAGGCGATCCTCCAGGCGCTGGCAGCCGCTCACCAGGCCGGCCTGATCCACCGCGACGTCAAGCCCGAGAACGTTCTCATCAGCGAGGACGGCCGCATCAAGGTCGCCGACTTCGGTCTGGCGCGCGCCGTCACGACGGACACGCTCACCACCAACAGTGATGTGCTCCTGGGCACAGCCGCCTACCTCGCGCCTGAGCAGGTCGAGCACGGTGCTGTCGATCAGCGCAGCGACGTCTACTCGGCCGGGCTGCTGCTGTTCGAGATGCTGACCGGCGAGAAGGCCTATCCCGGCGACAGCCCGATCCACGTGGCCTACCAGCACGTCCACGGGGCCGTCCCCATGCCGTCGGACGCGGTGCCAGGCATCGCGCCCGAGCTGGACGCCCTGATCGCTCTCGGGTCGGCGAAGGCTCCCGAGGACCGACCGGCCGACGCGGGCGCGATGCTCGTCGAGGTGCGTCGGGCGCGCGGCGCGCTCGGGCAGGACCAGCTGGACGGTCGTCCCCAGCCCGGTGCGAATGGCAGCGCCGCAACCGGCAGCTCCACGATGGCGCTGAGCGGCGACTCCACCAGCCAGCTCCGCCGGCCCCCGCCTCCCCAGCAGCACCGAGCAGGGCAGGTCGGCCCAGGTGGGCCGACCGGTGGACCGCCTGGTGGTCAGCCGCCCGGAGGCCCACTGCAAGGGCCCGCGAAGCCCCCGCACTCCGGTCCGCCGGCAGGCGCACGGCGCGCTGTCGCCACCGCACCCGACGAACGGCGTACAGGCTGGTGGATCGCGGCGGCCGTCGCGGTGCTGCTGGCGGTCTGCGGCGGAGGCGCCGCCTGGTGGTTCACCGCCGGACCTGGCGGCACGGTGACCGTGCCCAACGTGGCCGGTCAGGGCCGAGGTGTGGCGGTGCGCACCATCGACGACGCAGGACTGTCGGTGCAGGTGCGCGAGGTCTTCAACGAGAGCGTCGGTCGCAACACGGTCGTCCGTACGATCCCGGGCGGCGGAGCCGACCAGCGCAAGTCCGACGCGGTCGTCGTCGAGGTGTCCAAGGGACCCGAGCGGTTCATCGTGCCGCAGGTCGTCAACGTCGACCAGCAGGCGGCGCAGACCAGGATCACGCAGGCGCATCTCAAGGTGGCCGGCGTGACCGAGGCGTTCGACGAGACCGTCCCGGCCGGGCGCGTCGTCAGCGCCGACCCGACCGTCGGCAGCCAGCTCAAGAAGGACGCCGCGGTGCGTCTGGTGGTCAGCAAGGGCCGTCAGCCGATCACCGTGCCGGTGGTGACGGGCAAGCCCCAGGCTGAGGCCGAGTCCGCCGTGACCGGCGCCGGCCTCAAGGTCACGCTCGCGCCGCAGGCGTTCGACGACACGATCCCGGCCGGCTCGGTGATCAGCCAGACGCCGGCCAACGGCACGCTCTTCAAGGGTCAAGAGGTCACGCTGGTGATCTCCAAGGGACCGGAGATGGTGACCGTGCCGCGCGTCATCGACATGAACGCCAAAGACGCTCGGCGCACCCTCGAGGACGCCGGTCTGAAGGTGAAGGTCTCGCGAGTCTTCGGCGGCATCTTCGACACCGTGCGCGATCAGGATCCGCAGCCGGGCACGAGCACTCCGAAGGGCACCGAGGTCAAGATCTCCGTGGTCTGA
- a CDS encoding lycopene cyclase domain-containing protein, whose protein sequence is MTYTLLAAIAVPVAVAVDLWVLRTQLVRSRAWWLAYAVIVVFQLLTNGWLTGRRIVQYDPGRIVGDSTPVLLGHGRIVYAPVEDLGFGFALVLLSCAVWVRLGRSRGAGDATPSPQPAGDASEGRPRGRRTR, encoded by the coding sequence ATGACCTACACGCTGCTGGCCGCGATCGCCGTACCGGTGGCCGTGGCCGTGGACCTCTGGGTTCTGCGCACCCAGCTCGTCAGGAGCAGGGCGTGGTGGCTCGCCTACGCCGTGATCGTGGTCTTTCAGCTGCTCACCAACGGCTGGCTGACCGGGCGACGCATCGTGCAGTACGACCCGGGCCGGATCGTGGGCGACAGCACGCCGGTGCTGCTCGGTCATGGACGCATCGTCTACGCACCCGTCGAGGACCTCGGCTTCGGCTTCGCGCTCGTACTCCTCAGCTGTGCGGTCTGGGTTCGGCTGGGTCGTTCTCGTGGGGCAGGTGACGCCACGCCGTCGCCACAGCCCGCAGGCGACGCGAGCGAGGGACGACCGCGCGGTCGGCGAACACGTTGA
- a CDS encoding Rv2175c family DNA-binding protein, whose product MSDASEPVDRTLENLVGDWLPVPDLAEALGLPLKATRQLIDDRQVLAHRVGERLVIAVPAAFVQDGAVLPTLPGTITVLRDAGLTKEESLTWLFTPDDTLPIDGSPVDMLRAGRRAEVRKRAQELAF is encoded by the coding sequence GTGAGTGACGCGAGCGAGCCTGTGGACCGGACCCTTGAGAACTTGGTGGGGGACTGGCTTCCCGTACCCGATCTGGCGGAGGCGCTCGGCCTGCCGCTGAAGGCGACACGGCAGCTGATCGACGACCGGCAGGTACTCGCGCATCGGGTGGGCGAGCGGCTCGTGATCGCGGTGCCGGCGGCGTTCGTCCAGGACGGGGCGGTGCTGCCCACGCTGCCGGGCACGATCACCGTGCTGCGCGACGCAGGTCTGACCAAGGAAGAGTCGTTGACGTGGCTGTTCACGCCGGACGACACCCTTCCCATCGACGGCTCGCCGGTCGACATGCTGCGCGCCGGCCGTCGGGCCGAGGTGCGCAAGCGCGCCCAGGAGCTGGCGTTCTGA